In a single window of the Rhodamnia argentea isolate NSW1041297 chromosome 2, ASM2092103v1, whole genome shotgun sequence genome:
- the LOC115738587 gene encoding outer envelope pore protein 21, chloroplastic-like codes for METSLRYGGDAKALRIHAKEKIPIDSKTFLQLHGELDTRLGAPSYLSAMIRHFYPDLSASLGVGVQYDKNGKLRYNVRAKKAFPVTTNGLLSFNVKGRCDVDKEFKQWKSRGGAEFSWSIFNFQKDQDVRLKLGLEMFDQVPYLQVRENNWTFIADTNGRWNLRYDL; via the exons ATGGAGACGTCTCTCAGATACGGGGGCGACGCCAAGGCTCTCAGAATCCACGCCAAAGAGAAGATTCCGATCGATTCCAAGACCTTCTTGCAg CTTCATGGAGAACTCGACACAAGATTGGGAGCTCCGAGTTATCTTAGTGCGATGATACGACACTTCTACCCAGAC CTATCTGCTAGCCTCGGCGTAGGAGTGCAATATGATAAAAATGGGAAGCTTCGCTATAATGTACGTGCAAAGAAGGCATTTCCTGTGACTACTAATGGACTATTGAGCTTTAACGTGAAAGGACGGTGCGATGTTGACAAAGAGTTTAAGCAG TGGAAGTCCAGGGGAGGTGCTGAATTTTCTTGgagcattttcaattttcagaaGGACCAAGATGTTAGACTCAAACTAGGCCTTGAAATGTTCGACCAG GTACCATATCTGCAGGTTAGGGAAAACAACTGGACTTTCATTGCAGATACTAATGGTAGGTGGAATTTGAGGTACGACCTATGA
- the LOC115738586 gene encoding RING-H2 finger protein ATL80: protein MTRHRFLGGAGSPPDPIAVDSDFVVILAALLCALICVLGLVAVARCAWLRRLSSPSSFTASAGGGPPPPPPPPPPSKANKGLKKKVLRSLPKLTFTSDSAARFSDCTICLAEFAEGDEIRVLPHCGHAFHVACIDPWLGSHSSCPSCRRILVAAPTVCEKCGNLPAATPSSSTISGAAEEESRMRQREDNDSRFLP from the coding sequence atgactCGCCACCGCTTCCTCGGCGGCGCCGGCTCGCCCCCGGACCCCATCGCCGTCGACTCCGACTTCGTCGTCATCCTCGCGGCCCTCCTCTGCGCCCTCATATGCGTCCTCGGCCTCGTCGCCGTCGCCCGCTGTGCCTGGCTCCGCCgcctctcctccccctcctccttcaCCGCCAGCGCCGGCGGCGGCCCTCCCCCACCACCGCCCCCCCCTCCGCCTTCCAAGGCCAACAAGGGCCTCAAGAAGAAGGTCCTCCGCTCCCTCCCCAAGCTCACCTTCACCTCCGATTCCGCCGCCCGATTCTCCGACTGCACCATCTGTCTCGCGGAGTTCGCCGAGGGGGACGAAATCCGAGTGCTGCCCCACTGCGGGCACGCGTTCCACGTGGCCTGCATCGACCCGTGGCTCGGATCGCACTCCTCCTGCCCGTCCTGCCGCCGGATCCTGGTTGCCGCGCCCACGGTGTGCGAAAAGTGCGGCAATTTGCCGGCCGCGACCCCGAGCTCGAGCACGATCTCCGGCGCAGCTGAGGAGGAGTCCAGAATGAGGCAAAGAGAAGATAACGACAGTAGGTTTTTGCCGTAA